Sequence from the Fragaria vesca subsp. vesca linkage group LG4, FraVesHawaii_1.0, whole genome shotgun sequence genome:
TCTACCAAATTTCAACTAATTTGGTTATCATTAAGACACTCAAAACTACGTTTTTCTGTTATAAACATGAACGTTTAAAGTTTGACAGAATTATGTCCGTCCATTGGTTTAATCGAATTTGAGTGCCTTAATGATAACCAAATTGATTGAAATTTTGCAAAGATGATCTATACATTAGTATGTAAAGACTAGACGGTAGAGATGTGAAAATTAGATTAAAAAGTGAGTCTAAAGTGGAAATCTGCACCGTAAGAATAAATAAAGATCTCTTTAGTAAAAAAAGCTTATATATATATACAGGGCCCTTCCAATGAGGGATCCATTTTTTGACATATATGAGGGATGGGGGATTACACCAACTTTTTGATCACAAAATCACATCTCCACCGTTCAATATGTAGTTATATATGAGTAGATCACTTCTGCAAATTTTCAGAAATTTTGGTGATCGTTAAGGTATTCAAAACTACGATTTTTAATTATAAGCATGAACGGTTCAAGTCTGGCAGATTTGGTTCGTTCATTGATTTAATCTTGTTCAACATCTTAACGATCACCAAATTGGCTGAAAATTTGCATAATTGATCTATATATAAGGACCAACAAACTGAACGGTAGAGATTCAAAAATATAATCGAAAAGTTGGTGTAATCTCTCATCCCTCATATATGTCAAAAAAAGGGATCCCTCATTGGAAGGGCCTTGTATATATATATATATATATATATATACACACACANNNNNNNNNNNNNNNNNNNNTGTTTCATAAAGTGGTAGCTAGAGTTCACCCTTTAATATATTTCCCGACTGATATCTCTCCATGTATAGAATAGGAAGAAGATTTTGGGCCATAATTTAAAGTTGCAATTAGTATGTCAAATGAACGTTACATTTTTTTTTTGTTTAAATAAAGGGCTAGTGCGGCTGCCCCTTGCCTTTATTGATTTTATTGATAAAACTGTAAATAATATCGGGGAAAAGGGGGGGGGGGGGGGGGGGGGACATAAAACCTAAATCTTTGATTACAAAGTCTTGAAATAATATCGAAAACCTTTATAAAATACTTGTATCCTAACAAACACTAACTAGCAAAGAGTATTACACTAACTAGCAAAGAGTACTACACTAACTAGCAAAGAGTACTACACTAACTAGCAAACACTAACTTTCGAAATAATATCGAAAACCTCTATAAAATACTTGTATCCTAACAAACACTAACTAGCAAAGAGTACTACACTAGTGACGACTTTATTTGCTTTGTTACAATGGTGACATAATGAAAAGATTGCTAGATATATAACCTGATTACACACAAGGCCGGCCCTGAGTTTTTCAAATTGGGGCTCCTTATGTTTAATAGATTTATATATATTTTTTTTTTTACAAATAAGTCCGTAAGCTCCAACAACATATAAATTCTAGTAGATAAACAAACTATGTTCACTTGTTCATACAAAAAAAGGACAGAGAAACTCAATCAAACTAGAATATGAAATAATGAAAATTGACCCAATAAAAATATAACTTTTTTAAATTTTTTTTTGCAAAGGCAAGATCACATTGACGAAATTTACACCTCAAAAGTTAAGCTAAAAAAACTTCAGAAAATTGATATATGTTTCATCATAATAAGAAAATAAATTGTATATGTTGATGATAATAAACAATGTTAAATCGATTTTCATCTAGAAAGGAAAAACAATGATAAACTGATCGATTCTTCATGAGATGATTTATGTTGAATTACTTACTGCATTTGAGATTCTATGGTTGTGAATGTGGGATTGAGAAGTATGTGTGCATTGTACGCAACCAATTGTGAAATTGCAGAAATCCATGGAATTAAAAAGCAAGGGAGAGAAGGAGAAATATACATGGTAATATGAACAAGGTTTGCTTTAATATTTAGGGTTTAAAAAAGAGAGTGTAACAAAAAAAAAAGAGAAAAAGAGAGTTAGAGAGGTCTGGCCTCCTCAATGGAAGAAGACGAAACATTTCTTCTGCAAAGAAATGAAACTTGTTATTTATTTTTATTATTATTTTTGTTATATATATGAAGAAGATTTTTTTAAGGGCCCATAAAAATGAGGGCTCTAGGCCTACACCAGCTGGGCCTATGCTCAGGGCCGGCCCTGATTACACATCCTAATGTCTAATAATGCAGTTTTCTTAAAAATATGTTGCCGCTAGAAAATAATCCCAGCGACACGTTATATTTTTGTAATAGAGCATTTTTTTTTTCTGGTCAAACTGTTCATTTATTATAGAAAACATATATACTAGAACATAAGATTGATGTGCATAAAGAAGCAAAAGTCTTAAGCTCACAAAAAGACAAAACCATGATTAACCTATACAAAATATGAAATAACAAACCGAGGCGCAAAAGCCCAACAACCGAAACAACCCTATATCTAAGACCACAATGAATTGCCACAAAGGGATGATCGAGTTGCCGTGATTGCGACCATGAAGCTGCAGAGAGAAAGACACCGACAAGTTCCGAAGGCCAAATGTATATCCATCATCATTGCCTATATCAGAACAATCTGCACAAGAGAAAGAAAATGTACCAAAGGACATGATGAGAACGAATCAACACACTTCAGCAGCGCTTAGGCTGGGCATAAACGCCATACTTGCTCAAACTAAGACCGCTAGCGGCAAGACAACAACAACTAAAGAGAGTTAACAAGCATTTGTCGTTAAGTAAGTAGAGCATGCAATGACGGTGAGAGAGAGAGAGAGAGAGTTATGTCGTTAAGTAAGTAGAGCATGCAATGACGGTGAAAGAGAGAGAGAGTTATGTTTTATTTTTTTGTTAGAAAGATGCGTTAAGAAGGGATCGTTTTATAATATAGCATCGTATAAAAAATTTTGAAGGACCAAAGTGTAGCAACACTGAAAACTCAGAGGCATTTGTGCGATTATTGAAAAACAATTCCTCAAACCCTCCTCCCCAATAAACCCAAACAGCGGCAGCAAACAATCAGCAGAAAGCAAAAGATGGCCAAGGAGGCGGAGCTTCTGGAAACCCTAGGCGACTTCACAAGCAAAGAGAACTGGGACAAGTTCTTCACCATCCGAGGCACCGAAGACGCCTTCGAGTGGTACGCCGAGTGGTCCGAGCTCCAAAACCCTTTGCTCTCCCACCTCCCGCCAAAACCCCAAATCCTCGTCCCCGGCTGCGGCAGCTCCCGCCTCTCCGAGCACCTCTACGACGCCGGCTTCACCTCCATCACCAACATCGACTTCTCCAAGGTCGCCATTTCCGATTGCCTCCGCCGCAATGTCCGGAAGAGGCCCGATATGCGGTGGCGCGTCATGGACATGACTTCAATGCAGGTACTTACTCTCTCAACTTCTCCAACTGAATGCTGCTGCTTAGGGTTTAGGGTTTAAGGTTTAGGAATTCAATTGAATTTTCTTAGGCTTATTGTTGCGAATTTGCAGCTTCAGGATGAGGCATTTGATGCTGTGGTTGACAAAGGAGGATTGGATGCGTTGATGGAGCCGGAGCTTGGCCCGAAGCTAGGGGATCAATATTTAGCAGAGGTGTGATGGAATTTGGCTTTATGCTGTCAATAGCTTACTTGCTGTTTGTTTGAGAAGTTTTTGTTTGAGTGGAACTGTGTTTGCAATTTTCAGGTTAGAAGAGTTTTGAAGTCTGGAGGGAAATTTATTTGCCTTACATTGGCGGAGTCGCATGTTCTAGGTAGGACCTTGATATTCCACTTTAGTTGGTTTGATGGAAATAAATAACTGCTAATTGTCTGGGTAACTGATTCCAGCTCTACTTTTCCCGAAGTTCCGGTTTGGGTGGAAAATTAGTGTCCACGCCATACCTCACAAACCGTCTAGTAAGCCAAGTCTTCAAGCGTTTATGGTGGTTGCTGTAAAAGAGGTGTCCGCCAAGTTGCAGAACATCACATCCTCGTTTAGTAAATCTTCCTTTGCTTGTAGAGGAAGTCAGGTAAAATATCTAGCTTATAGGTATTTCTGAAGATGAACATATTCTATTGGTAGTAAATAGTAATACATCCTAACTAGTAATTAGCTGAATCCTAAAACAGTACAAAGTTCCAATTGATTTAACTAGTTGCTAAGAAGAGTGCTTTTTTACCTTTTAGGCTTTCAAACAGATTGCATCCTTTGTTAATTTGTTTCTCTTTATGATGTAACATTAGGTTACATAGAACTTGGGGGTCTAGTCTCTCAAAAGATTGACGTAAGGTGCTGGTTGTGGGTTTAGGGTCGTGGACTTCTGGAAGCTGTTGAAAATGAAAATGAAATTCGTAGAGAATACTCCTCTGCTTCAGATATACAGTACACTCTTGAAGACTTAAAACTTGGAGCCAGAGGAGATTTAACTAAGCTTCGCCCGGGTCGTCGTTTTCAGCTTAATTTGTGTGGGGGCTCTAACTTCAGTTGCAGAGCTGTAGTTCTTGATGCTAAGGAAATTTCTGCCAACTTTGTATATCACTGTGGGGTTTTTATTGTTCCTAAGGTATGTGTACTGAACTTCTCTGGTTGATGCATTCTATAGTACCTGTTGCACATGCACCCACCAAAAGAAAATGGAAATTTTGGTCCAAAGTAGACGGAGCATTTCTACATGTCAATTATAACATGCCTACCGAAGAAAAGGAAAAGAAGTTTTATGAAAACTGGACGAGGTTCATAGAATTCATTTCTTACATGTAGAGGACGTAGTTATTTACGTATTTGATCTGGCTTTCTTTAGTCTATTACATGAGAATCAGTTATTTATCTTGTATGATTCATTTGATTATGCATGGGGAACTCAAACATATTCAGAACGCTATCTGATTCATATGTTGTTCATCAATTTCTCAATGCTCTCTACTTGTGCATAAGGGTTTGTTGTTTATAAATTTTAAAATCAGTTCCACAATCTTTGATTGCAGACGCGGGCTCAAGAATGGCTGTTCTCCTCTGAAGAAGGACAATGGATGGTGGTAGAAAGCTCAAAGGCAGCTCGTCTAGTTATGGTACCTTTTCATCACTTTTGCTGTATGATCCTTATTTTCCAGGGCTCTCTCTCTCTCTCTTTTTTATTTTATTTTATTTTGCTCCTCTAATTTGTGTTATCTGCTGAATTAAGGTTTTATTAGATGCCAGCCATGTTAATTCCAGCATGGATGATATTCAGGTAATTTTTCTTTGTCTTGTTGTATATATGAGTCATTATCGGTTTTGGCGGTTTAGCTATTAATTTGGCGCCTGGATTTATCTTGTAATTTTTCTTTGTCTTGTTGTATATATGAGGCATTATCGGTTTTGGCGGTTTAGCTATTAATTTGTTATCTTTTAATTCTTCTTGGTGTTGTGTCTTCAGAAGGATTTATCTCCTTTGGTTAAACAATTGGCGCCTGGAAAAGATGACAATGGAGCTCAAATACCGTATGTTCCTTGCAGCCCTTCTCTTTTTGTTTAATTTTTCAGAATGTCAGCTTAATTTTATACACCATCATTATTAACATAAGATATTATATTTTCTCGATAAATTTCTGCACAACTTAGGGTTGAATCCCTCAGCTTAAGGCTATGTTAATAATGTACTCTGAATTTAAAGCATGTTGCGGCAGGTCCTTTTTTGTTGTCGATGTTTTTAAAGATTTCATGATAGAAGAACTTACTAACAGTTGGTAATGAATCATATATTTGCTAAGACGTACAACTGCATGGTGGAAAATCTTCAAATGACATGAATCCCATAAGATACAGCTTTTTCTTAGCCAATTTATATTTTTTGGTGGTCTGCGACTTGTTTATATAAAAACAGAAGATTATTATTTGCCCTCATTCCATAATGATTGATACTTCTTCTCAAACATAGGCTTTGGGTTTGATTATGCAGAACTCAATGCAGTTCAACGGTTTTGGCATTGAGGCCTTTTCTTATTACTACTTATTAAGTTGTTATTTCTTATTGATTTATATGTTAAGTGCGATAAGTATAGGAAGATATATTTGTCATTGAGTCCATGACACATTTGATTACTCTATGGTTCAAATCATTTCTCTTATATGTTTATATTGGCCGGTTACTTCTGCAGATTCATGATGGCTAGTGATGGGATTAAACAACGAGATATAGTGCACCAGGTTTTTCTCTTTTAAATGCTGTCATTTCGTAGTTCAAACTTCAAAGTACAAAATTTTCATAACTTCCAATTTTCTTCCATAAAAACTTTTATTTTCTTTTTCGTGTCTATAAAAAAAAGTAAGAAAAACTCCTCAGCATTCTCATTATCCTTGCCTGCTTGCATACATTTGCAGGTCACATCCTCAATAACTGGACCAATAATAGTTGAGGACGTGATTTATGAAACTGATAATGTTGATATCAGTCGCATTCTACCATCCAGAGATTTGACATTTCGTCGCCTTGTCTTCCAAAGAAGTGAGGGTCTAGTGCAGTCTGAAGCTCTTCTATCAGAGGAAGGATCTAAATATAAAATTGGTCGTGAGAGTGAGAAGAAAAAAACACATTCATCTTCCAAATCTAAAAGAAGAGGAAACCAGAGACGAAGTGATGGTAAATTATGTCTTTACTGTTGTAAACTAAATTTAAGTTCCTTCTATTCTTGTTACTTTTGCTTATCTCATGAAGTTTGTACACGCTATTTGCTACACTGCTAGCTTCTTGTTAGTTGGGAAGAATACATCCTGCACTTCTGTAGAAAATGTTCCTGTTATAGCTTTGCAGTGCTAAACATTTGAACCAATGCGCAGTCATTACAATTATGAGCTCATAAAGTTGATACTCTCAACAGTAAGAAATTTGGTCAGTTATATTCAAATTTGAACAAAAATTGCTAATCTTTAAGGTCAACAAGTCACTGCTAAACACTTTCTATACACTTCTAGTCTCTTTTTATTTTTTCAACTCATTGTAGTTTTATAACTACTTACTGTGTTGCACCACTATAACAAAACAACGTCATTTTTGCTCCTTGTGTTGAGCTTATGCTTATGATTATTAATTTTAAATTTTTCAGAGACGAGCCACCAGCTGAAGGTGTATCATGGATATTTGGCTAGTTCTTATCATACAGGGATTATTTCTGGATTAATGTTGATTTCATCTTATTTGGAAAGCATGGCCTCAACCCAAAAATCAGTAAGCACTGTATTTCTTTCTATCTTTATGCCCTAGGCCATGCTTGCTATGAAAGTCTGGGGTCAATTCTTTTTCAGGTCATTCAATGGGCTTCTTATCCCAATGTATGAATTTTCTAATAGGTCAATATTTTTTTACAGTATGTACTGCACAGAAATTACTGCACGAAAATTTTGCCTGGTCTAAGATGAGAATGTATGTGTTGTGTGTGTGTGGACTGTGGATGTTTTTGGAAATTTCTAATAGGTCAATATTTAGTAACTTTAAGCACTAAATTTTGACAAAAATAAAATGAGAGTTGAGTTGATAGGTGCCTCTTGGCTCTCTTCAGCTGTGGGGGTTTAATTTATATGAGGAATCTTAATGATATGAGATTCATAAAGTTTTGCTAAAGTGCTGTAGAATTTGTAGTGTTTGTTAAGTTTAACCTCTTCAAAAAAGGAGGCCAGTGTGAAACAGCTCTTGGGTCCTTTTTCTGGTGTTATTTATCTTATCCAGGTGGGAGTTTTTGCATGGTCATTTGTAAGCTTTTCCTAGGTGGTTTTGTTGTTCATCTCCTTTCATGTCTCATGTTTTTGCAATAGAGTTTTGATCTTTGCATGTTCTAATGGTTGAAAGTTCTTATGTATGTTTGGCATAAAGTTTTGAATAAATTTTAATACCATGTGTGACAAGTTGACCAGATGGTAAGCATAATGTCCAGTTCTGTATATATATCAGTGGCTGCATGTCAACTGTGTTAAGTCAATTACATTATCTGAATGTTTGAATGATTTTTCCAACTGTTTCCTTCTTTCTATGATATGGTGGTTTGTTTATTTGACACTATGAATGCTTTCTCAGGTCAAAACTGTTGTGGTAGGTCTTGGAGCAGGTTTACTTCCTATGTTCCTTCATAAATGTATGCCTTTTATGCACATTGAGGTAATTTAATCTTGATCCACATCTCCTAGAAAATAGATTGAAAAGAGATTCCAATCATGTATTTACTTCAGCACAAATGCAGCGACTGAAAGTTTTTTTTACAGGCGGTGGAGTTGGATCCCATAGTCATCAAACTTGCAAAAGAATACTTTGGTTTCATCGAAGATGATCACTTGCAGGTAATTTTTTGTATATCATGCATCCTTCTTTCATACATAATTAGCATTTTGAGCAAACTATTGTGCTATTTATATAGTTGAGTAGTCTAGAGAAGTATTAACGATAAGCCTAGTTGAATTGAGTATGGTTCTTTGGCCACCAATAATAATTCTGGAGCTAAACAAAAATAACTGTGGGCTTGACCTTGCTTGGCCAATACAAGGAAGAATATTCTTGTGCAATTGTGTTTCAAAATGACTGCTGGATGGAGTATCCTATTCTTTTTTATTCAGTATAAATGCTTTCCTTGTTTGGGCAAATATATCGCTCATTCAGTTTTTGATATAATATAGTGTCAAGAACTTAACTTGTATGGCCCATTAATCTTGTCACTGCATTAATGTAATATGACAATAAAACACTTTAATAAAATTCCAAACAACTCATGGGAGAAGGATCTCTAAGAAAATGAAAACAAAAATCTCAAATTATATGCACGTCTTTTCTAGTGCTGAGAAAAACTTGGATGTAAGGCACTAAGGTAGCACTACTGGACATTCAACAACATAACAAACTTACTTAACTGAGGTTGTTCTTTAGATTGTTCTTGCACTTATATGGTATTGTATTCAACATACACTTCTTATATTTACTTCGGTTTATCAGGTGCACATTGCTGATGGGATTCAATATGTTAGAAAAGCTGTAAATTTTGATGCGGATGATGAAAAGTCTGCTTTTGGAGGAAATGAGAACCGTCACTGCAATTCTGAGCCCACATCTTCTAATGGAAGCCAATTGGTGTCTCATGTAGAAGGCCAGGGAAATTCAAAGTTAGACATAGTCATTATCGATGTAGATTCTGCCGACTCAAGGTGAATGATGACTACAATTATTTTCAAGTAAGAAGCAACACTGATTTTAAAAAAGGGGCTTACTTTTAAACTACTTATCGTGTCCGATACAGTTCTGGAATGACCTGCCCTGCAGCTGATTTCGTGGACGAATCGTTTCTTCAGAGTGTGAAGGATGCCCTTACTGAGAAGGGTATATTTATCATAAATTTGGTTTCACGGTCCCAAGACATTAAAGACACTGTTATTTCAAGGATGAAATTGGTGAGAAAAGGAAACTAATATGTTGTTTTTCATTAGGCTAACTACTTATCTCTTACATCTGGAAGATCTGTGTGCATCTTTATGCTATGAAACTCCTTTACTTTACTTGAACAAAAACTTGCACAAACTTCGACTTTTTGTAGGTTTGATCTGGGTTATTAGCCTTCTGATGTTACATTTCCTGCACCATTAATTGGCTTGCATTTATTTGTTTCAATAAAAATTATGGTTCTCACAACCCATACTGGCATGTCCAAACATTAGCAGCAACGTAAATCCACATTTGAGCAGATCTACACTTGTTACAGTCGAAATTTTGTTTTCATAGTAACCAGTGCAGTTTTATCATGAAATATCCATATGCCAGTAGCTCTGACTTGCAATTTGATATTTATCTTCAGGTGTTTAGCCATCTCTTCTGCCTTCAGCTTGAAGAAGACGTGAACGAAGTTATTTTTGCCCTTCCTTCAGCTTCCTGTATCAAGGAGGATGGCTTCGCCAAAGCCACTCTTCAACTTGAGAAATTGTTAAAATTGGAGCACCCGGAGATAAGCCAAAGCATTATAAATTCTTCAAAGAAGATAAGACATTTGAAGTGACTCCATTTCTCTAAGACCCTCTTATTCATGGGAGTGACACCAAGTATATATCTCTCAGAGGCTCAAAGCAGATTTTCTCAGACAGGTAGTTATGTCTAGACTAGTTCATTGACACCCACAACACAAGCACACTTCTGACTGAAGAGGCATATTTTACAAGTAGTAAAATGTAGAATTACTTATGAGTGATAATATATAAGTTAAACTATCCACTTTTATTAAAAAAAATTGTGCTGTGAGAAGTGGGTAAAGTATTTTCAGATTTCTACATTCCCAGTACAAACATTTCTATTTTATTTTTTCTTTAAAATTCCTTTTATCGATGTTCGGGAAATAGCCATAATACTCACTTTGATTTTCATTTGCTCTTTTTAATGAAACCTGCTCATACACTGAACTGCACTGCACAGTCAAAGCACCTGCACAAGTCTAATTCTTCAAGGGACAAGGAATAGTCAAGTTGGCATGTTGTCTTTAATCTCTATATAAGAACAAGGTT
This genomic interval carries:
- the LOC101299373 gene encoding methyltransferase-like protein 13-like, encoding MAKEAELLETLGDFTSKENWDKFFTIRGTEDAFEWYAEWSELQNPLLSHLPPKPQILVPGCGSSRLSEHLYDAGFTSITNIDFSKVAISDCLRRNVRKRPDMRWRVMDMTSMQLQDEAFDAVVDKGGLDALMEPELGPKLGDQYLAEVRRVLKSGGKFICLTLAESHVLALLFPKFRFGWKISVHAIPHKPSSKPSLQAFMVVAVKEVSAKLQNITSSFSKSSFACRGSQGRGLLEAVENENEIRREYSSASDIQYTLEDLKLGARGDLTKLRPGRRFQLNLCGGSNFSCRAVVLDAKEISANFVYHCGVFIVPKTRAQEWLFSSEEGQWMVVESSKAARLVMVLLDASHVNSSMDDIQKDLSPLVKQLAPGKDDNGAQIPFMMASDGIKQRDIVHQVTSSITGPIIVEDVIYETDNVDISRILPSRDLTFRRLVFQRSEGLVQSEALLSEEGSKYKIGRESEKKKTHSSSKSKRRGNQRRSDETSHQLKVYHGYLASSYHTGIISGLMLISSYLESMASTQKSVKTVVVGLGAGLLPMFLHKCMPFMHIEAVELDPIVIKLAKEYFGFIEDDHLQVHIADGIQYVRKAVNFDADDEKSAFGGNENRHCNSEPTSSNGSQLVSHVEGQGNSKLDIVIIDVDSADSSSGMTCPAADFVDESFLQSVKDALTEKGIFIINLVSRSQDIKDTVISRMKLVFSHLFCLQLEEDVNEVIFALPSASCIKEDGFAKATLQLEKLLKLEHPEISQSIINSSKKIRHLK